One Myxococcaceae bacterium JPH2 genomic window, GAGCAGTTCGACTCCTGGCGCACGCAGTTCGTCAGCGAGCAGCCCGGACCGCAAGAACCACTCACGCAGTTGGCGTCCGCGTTCCCCGCCTTGCAGTCGATGTGGCCATCGCCGTTGTCATCCTGCCCGTTGGAGCAGTCCGACTCGACCGCCTGACCACCCATGCAGATGGCGCTCGGCACCTGTCCGGCGGGCTGGCTGAAAATCTGCCCGTCGCAGTCCGCCAGGTCCGCGCAGTCGGTCTTGCCGTCGCCGTCGTTGTCGATGCCGTCGTTGCAGACCGTCTCCTTCGCCGTGGTGCCCGCGCACACGCAGCCCGCGCCGCACGACTTGGTGTCGCAATCCGAGTCCGCGCAATCCGCCTTGCCGTCGGCGTCGTTGTCGAGCTTGTCATCGCAGGTGACTTCGCGGGGCTTGAGGCCACTGCACGCGCAGCCCATGCCGCACGAGGCCCCGTCGCAATCCGCGTCCGCGCAGTCGATGGCGCCGTCGCCGTCATCGTCCTGGCCGTTCACGCACGCGGAATCAATCTCGACCTTCTGACCGTTCTTGCAGACGCACGACGGACCGGGGAGGCACGCGCCGCCCGCACACGAGGGGTCCGCGCAGTCGACGGCGCCGTTGCCGTCGTTGTCCACCCCGTCGTCGCACTTCGCCTCGCCGCAGCGGAAGTTGCGGCACGCGCGACCCGCGCCGCACGCCTGGGTGTTGCAGTCGGAGTCATCACAATCCGCCAGCCCGTCGCCGTCGTTGTCCACGCCGTCGTCGCACTTCGCCTCGGACTTGCCGCCGCTGTGGCACACGCAGCCCACGCCACACGCCTGGTCGTTGCAGCCCGGGTCCGCGCAGTCCGTCGTGCCGTCGTTGTTGTCGTCGATGCCGTTGTCGCAGAGCGTCTCCGCGCGCGGCTCGCAGCGACCCGCGAGGCACTGCTCCGTGGACGCGCAGCGGCGGTTGCACCGGCCGCAGTGCAGCGGGTTCGTCTGGAAGTCGAAGCCCTCGTCCACCTGCCCGTCGCAGTTGTCGTCCAATCCGTTGCACGTCTCGGCGGTGGCGGGCTTCACCTCGCCCGTGCAGAGGATGGTGCCGTTGGGGCCGCAGGACGGCGTGCCCTCCTTGCAGCGGCCCACGCCCTTCGTCCCCTCCGGACCCGTGTAGCAGGTGGTGGCCTCCAGTTCGTCCACCTGCCCGTCGCAGTCGTCATCCAATCCGTTGCACTGCTCGGTGGACGGCACGCAACAGTAGTGCACCGTCGTCCCGGGCCGCGTGGCACAGACCGCGCCACCGCCGGCGCAGTCCGCGTCCTGCGTGCACGTGTACGGCATGTTCTCGGGGAACTCGACCTTGCAGCCCGCCACCAACGCGGACGCCAACAACAGCCCACCCAGCCAGCGGGGCAGCGACTCAAAACGAGACATGGTCAGAAACTCCCGCCGACGACGAGTTGGAGCGACGTGGCCGAACGAGCCGGGCTCGACGTCACGGGTGCAACCGAGGGAACCGGACTCTTCGTGGGCACCAACACCAGCCACACCACGCTGCCCGCCGCCACCGCGCCACCGCCCGCCATCAGCGCCGTGGCGAGGTTGGCCTGGCTCTTCGCGTCGTCACGCTCCTTGGGCGTGACATCGATGACGCCATCCCCATCCGCGTCCTTCGCGCGCTTCTCCACGTTCTTCGCCTGACTGCCCAGCACCGCGCCCACGCCCACCACCGCCAGGCCCACCAGCGCCGTGTACAGCGCGGGCCGCTTGAAGATGGACGGCCCCGAGGGCGCCACCTTCGTCTTCAGCGCCACCGACGCGCGATCCTCTCCACCCGGGCCATCCGGCGAGGGCCCCGTAATCTCCAGGTTGGCCGTCACCTCCTGCCGCTCTCCGGGCGCCAACGTCAGCGTCTGCGTGAACGTGGTGTACTCCTCCGCGGAGACCTCCAACGCCACCTTGCCCGGGGAGATGTGCCGCTCCAGGCTGCCCACGCCCAGCGTCTTCTCGCCCACGCGCACCACCGCCTGCGGCACGTTGACGGTCACCTTCAGCACCGCGCGCGGCCGAGCCACCGCCGCCACGCGACTGGCCAGCTTCGCCGCCGCCTCGCGCTGGAAGGTCGCGTCCTTGGGGTTGCGTCCCGTCACCGCGTCCTCGTGCACCACGTTGAAGTCGCGATCATACGTCCACGAGCGCAGCGTCCAGCCCGCGTCCTCCAGCGACAGCCGCGCCATGACGAGCACGTCCGCGTCCAGCGACTCGGCCTGCTCGGACATGCACGCGGGCGTCGCGCAGCGCAGCGCCGCCGTGTACTTCTCCGCCAGCCGCTCCCGCACCTCGCGCATCGGCGTGCCGAGCGCCACCTTGCCTCCGCCCAGGGCCGCGCGCCCCAACGCCTGGAGCCAGCGCCCGGACTGCTGGGCGCCCGCCCGCTCAGGCGTGTCCAACCCCATCACCACCAGACGCGGCAACAGCTCCGAGCCCGCGGGGCCATCGGCCCTCAAGTCCAGTCCAACTTCTCCGGAGCTGGCCTCGCCCTCCTGCGCAGCGGGCTGCGAAGAAGAGTCCGAGAGGTCCAGCCCCAGGCCACCCGCCTGCGCCCAGGCGCGGCAGGGAAGCGCCCCGAGCCCGAGGGCCAGGGCAGCAAGCAACACGGCGGGAATGCGCATGACCGCAGTTCTACCGCGATGGTCCCCACAACGGAATTGTACCCCGACATCACACCGATTTCGGGAATCCCCGGGCAGGCCCAAGCGGCCCTGTGGTGGCCGCTCCCTGGGCACGCGGCGGGGAGGCCGGTCGATGGGGGAAGCTTGCCGGGGACCCCGGGGGTCCGCATCCCTGACTCCAGAGGGAGGCGTGAAGATGGCGGATGAAACGCTCTGGATCCTGGTGGCCAACGCGAGTCGCGCCCGACTCTTCGCCACGGACGCGAAGGGCTCGGAGGACTGGCGACTCATCGACGAGTTCCAGCACGAGGAGAGCCGCGCCAAGACGGAGGAGCTGCTGAACCAGCCGGACAATCCCAACGCGGGCACGCTGCACGGCCCGCCCCCCGAGAACGAACCCAACGGTCGCCGCGAGCTGGAGCACACGCGCTTCGCCCGGGAGCTGTCCGCGGTCCTCGACCGGGGTCATGATCGACACGCGTTCGACAAGCTCGTCATCGCGGCCCCTCCGGAATTCCTCGGACGGATGCGGCGACTGTTGAGCACCCGGGTGAAGCAGCGGGTCATGCTGGACGTGGACGCGGACTATTCCAGCCTGCCCGCACGCGAGCTGCCGGACCGCGTGCCGGTGCTGTAGCGGCGGACGCGTTCGGGGCACGATGGGGGCACGGCTCTGCTATGAGGGCCGCCCTCCACCGTGCCTCGAAGCGACATGCCCTTTCCCATCCTCGGCTCTCTGACGCTGCGCAGGCGACTGACGCTGTATGTGGCGCTGGTGTCCTGCGTCCCGCTGCTGGCTCTCACCTGGCTCCAGAACACCATTGCCCGGGGGATGCTGGAGCGGCAGGTGGAGTCCTCGCTGCGCATGGAGGCCGAGGGACTCAAGGACCTCATGGAGGCCATGTTGGCCGAGCGCGAGGTCACCGCGCGAAGTTGGGCCGAGGACCCCGTCCTTCGCAACGCGCTGAAGACGCGCGACGCGACCGCCAGCGACGCCATGCTGGCCCTGCTCCAGCGCCGCTTCCTCACCCTCAACGGCATCGTCCTCTTCACCGACGACGGCGTCGCGCTGTCCGCCAGCACCCCGGCGCTGCGCGACGAGTACGCGCGCATCTCCGCCGACGTGCGGCGCAGCCCGTGGTTCCTCGAAGCCCAGCAGGAGCGCACCACCGCCGAGGGCGTCACCGAGGTGAACCCCATCTACCAAGGACAGGTGCTGCCGCTGGCCGTGCCGGTCCTCGAAGCGGCGACGCACCGACGCCTGGGCGTGCTCTTGGCCGCGTTCGACTGGGGGCAGGTGTCCGAGGTGGTGAAGCCCGCCCTCGCGCGCGCGGCGCTGCGGGGCCACCAGAGCTTCGCGCTGAAGGTGCTGCGCCCGAACGGACAGGTGTTGTTCGACTCGCGCGGTGACGGCGCGCACGATGATCGCGAGCGACTGGTCGTGGCGGCGGTGGACGGCGTGTCGGTGCGCGACGTGGGCGATGGCTGGCGCTTCGAGGCGCTGGTGGATCCGGACGAGGCCTACGCGCCGCTCATCCAGGCCCGCGCCATCGTGCTGTCCTTGACCGCCCTCTTCGTGGCGGCGGCCGTGGCGGGCTCGTGGCTGCTCGCGCGCGGCTTCATCCGGCCCATCCGGGCGCTGAGCGAGGTCATGCTCCACGTCGTCAAGGAGGGCGACCTCTCCCGGAAGCTGGACCTCGAGGTGGGCCAGGACGAGCTGGGTGAGCTGGCCGGCGCGTTCCTCCAGCTCATGGCCAGCCTGCGCGAGACCGCGGGCAGCCTGAATCGCGCCACGCGCGTGCTGAGCGACACCGTGGCGGAGCTGCAGCGGACCTCCGAGGCGCAGGAGCGCAACGTGTCGCGCCAGGCCGCGGCGCTCCAGGAGACGCAGGTCACCGCGCAGGAAATCAAGCAGACGTCGATGCTGGCCTCGGAGAAGGCGGACGCGGTGCTGAGCGTGGCCGCGCGCGCGGAGGAAGTGGGCCGCGCGGGCGAGGGCGCGCTGCGCGAGAGCATGGGCGGCTTCCAGGCCCTGAGCGAGCAGGTGGGGCAGATGGCCCAGCGCATCGCGCAGCTCAACGAGCGCACGCAGCAGATTGGCGGCATCACCCAGACGGTGAAGGACCTGGCGGACCAGTCCAACATGCTCGCGCTCAACGCGGCCATCGAGGCGGTGCGCTCCGGTGAGCACGGCAAGGGCTTTGGCGTGGTGGCCCGAGAGATTCGCAGCCTCGCGGATCAGTCCATCCAGGCCACCGAGCGCGTGCGCGACATCCTCGGGGACCTGGGCAACGCCATCCTCTCCGCCGCGAAGATGACCGAGCAGGGTTACGTGCGAGTCACCGAGGGCCTGGAGCAAGTGAGCGCCACGGGCCAGCACCTCAACGAGCTGGCCACCATCATCCAGGACAACGCCTCGGCGGTCCGTCAGATTGCCGGCGCGGTGAACCAGCAGAACGCGGGCATCGCGCAGATTTTCACCGCCGTCACGGACCTGTCCGGGATGATGGACGAGACGCAGGCGGGCCTGAAGGCCACCACCGAGGCCGCGCGCCGGCTCCAGGAAGTCACCAGCCAGATGGAAGGCGTCGCGCGCGCCTACCGCATCTGACGTCTTCGGAGACCCCGCATGTCCGCCGTCGTGCGCGCAGTGCTGTTGGACCTGGGCAACGTGCTCGTCTTCCACGACAACGCGCGCCTGTTCGCCGCGCTCGGCGCGCGCGCGGGCCTGTCCGCCGAGGAGGTCGAGCGGCGCCTCTCGGGCACGGGCTGGACGGCCGCCAACCGGGGCGAGCTGGACGCGGAGGGCATCCGCCGCGACGTGTGCGGTGCGCTGGGCATGGACCTGCCCATGGACGAGTTCGCGCCGCTGTGGAGCTGCCACTTCACGGTGAACGCGTCCGTGCTCCCGCGCGTGGAAGGACTGGAGGGGCGCGTGAAGCGCATCCTCGTGTCCAACACCAACGCGCTGCACATCGCCCACGTGCGGCCGCTGCTCCCGGTGCTGTCTCGCTTCGACTCACTCGTGCTGAGCTGCGAGGTGGGCTTCGTGAAGCCCGAGCCCGACATCTTCCGCATCGCCCTGGAGCGCGCGGGCTGTGCGCCGCGCGAGGCCGTCTTCTTCGATGACCTGCCCGAGTTCGTCGTGGCGGCCGAGGCGTTCGGCCTGCGCGGCCGACTCTTCACGGACGCGGCCACCTTCGACTCGCAGCTCCGAGTCCTCGGGGTGTAGCGCGCCGTCAGCTCCGCGCGTCGCCTCGGCCGAGGAACGAACGCACGCGCGACAGCCACGCGCCTCCGCGCCGGTGCGTCTCGGGACGGTCGATGCGATACACGGCCACCGGCAGGCGGATGTTCTTCAGCTCACCGCGCCCCAGCCGCACCGGCTCCGACGACAGCCGTCCCTCCACCTGCCGCACCACCGTCTCGCTGGCGTAGAGGGTGCCGGGCCGGGCGAGGGACTCGATGCGCGCGGCCAGGTTGACGCCCTCGCCGAAGACGTCCCCATCCCGGTGCGTCACCATGCCCAGGTGCACGCCCGCTCGCACCGCCACGCGCCGCTCGGTGGCGACGCCGTCGTTGCGGACATCCACCGCGGCCTGCAACTCCAAGGCAAACGACACGGCGGACATGCCCGCGTCGAACTCCAAGAGGAAGCCATCCTCCAACCGCTTCACTTCGCGCCCACCGTGGCGAGGCAATAACTCGCGCACGAGCAGGCCATGCTCTTCCCTCAGGTCTCGCTGAAGGGCGTCATCGTCCCAGCGCTGTCCCGCTGGAGCCTCCATGTCCGTGAACATGATGGCCGATAACTTCCTGGGTTCTGGTGCCTCGACCGCCATCGCGTGCAGCCTCCCTCCCCCC contains:
- a CDS encoding PEGA domain-containing protein, with product MRIPAVLLAALALGLGALPCRAWAQAGGLGLDLSDSSSQPAAQEGEASSGEVGLDLRADGPAGSELLPRLVVMGLDTPERAGAQQSGRWLQALGRAALGGGKVALGTPMREVRERLAEKYTAALRCATPACMSEQAESLDADVLVMARLSLEDAGWTLRSWTYDRDFNVVHEDAVTGRNPKDATFQREAAAKLASRVAAVARPRAVLKVTVNVPQAVVRVGEKTLGVGSLERHISPGKVALEVSAEEYTTFTQTLTLAPGERQEVTANLEITGPSPDGPGGEDRASVALKTKVAPSGPSIFKRPALYTALVGLAVVGVGAVLGSQAKNVEKRAKDADGDGVIDVTPKERDDAKSQANLATALMAGGGAVAAGSVVWLVLVPTKSPVPSVAPVTSSPARSATSLQLVVGGSF
- a CDS encoding host attachment protein; translation: MADETLWILVANASRARLFATDAKGSEDWRLIDEFQHEESRAKTEELLNQPDNPNAGTLHGPPPENEPNGRRELEHTRFARELSAVLDRGHDRHAFDKLVIAAPPEFLGRMRRLLSTRVKQRVMLDVDADYSSLPARELPDRVPVL
- a CDS encoding methyl-accepting chemotaxis protein translates to MPFPILGSLTLRRRLTLYVALVSCVPLLALTWLQNTIARGMLERQVESSLRMEAEGLKDLMEAMLAEREVTARSWAEDPVLRNALKTRDATASDAMLALLQRRFLTLNGIVLFTDDGVALSASTPALRDEYARISADVRRSPWFLEAQQERTTAEGVTEVNPIYQGQVLPLAVPVLEAATHRRLGVLLAAFDWGQVSEVVKPALARAALRGHQSFALKVLRPNGQVLFDSRGDGAHDDRERLVVAAVDGVSVRDVGDGWRFEALVDPDEAYAPLIQARAIVLSLTALFVAAAVAGSWLLARGFIRPIRALSEVMLHVVKEGDLSRKLDLEVGQDELGELAGAFLQLMASLRETAGSLNRATRVLSDTVAELQRTSEAQERNVSRQAAALQETQVTAQEIKQTSMLASEKADAVLSVAARAEEVGRAGEGALRESMGGFQALSEQVGQMAQRIAQLNERTQQIGGITQTVKDLADQSNMLALNAAIEAVRSGEHGKGFGVVAREIRSLADQSIQATERVRDILGDLGNAILSAAKMTEQGYVRVTEGLEQVSATGQHLNELATIIQDNASAVRQIAGAVNQQNAGIAQIFTAVTDLSGMMDETQAGLKATTEAARRLQEVTSQMEGVARAYRI
- a CDS encoding HAD family phosphatase, whose protein sequence is MSAVVRAVLLDLGNVLVFHDNARLFAALGARAGLSAEEVERRLSGTGWTAANRGELDAEGIRRDVCGALGMDLPMDEFAPLWSCHFTVNASVLPRVEGLEGRVKRILVSNTNALHIAHVRPLLPVLSRFDSLVLSCEVGFVKPEPDIFRIALERAGCAPREAVFFDDLPEFVVAAEAFGLRGRLFTDAATFDSQLRVLGV
- a CDS encoding adenylate/guanylate cyclase domain-containing protein translates to MAVEAPEPRKLSAIMFTDMEAPAGQRWDDDALQRDLREEHGLLVRELLPRHGGREVKRLEDGFLLEFDAGMSAVSFALELQAAVDVRNDGVATERRVAVRAGVHLGMVTHRDGDVFGEGVNLAARIESLARPGTLYASETVVRQVEGRLSSEPVRLGRGELKNIRLPVAVYRIDRPETHRRGGAWLSRVRSFLGRGDARS